Sequence from the Sphingomonas koreensis genome:
GGGCCGGGCAGCGGGTTTCCCTTCGCTTTCCACGGTTCGCGGTTCTTGAGCGCCGGCACGATGCCCTGCTTCGCGCCATTTTTCTCCAGCAGCGCCAGATAGTCGGCCATGTCCTGTTCCGACCAGAATGCCTCGCCACTGCCGGCGATCACACCGAGCAATTCGCAGCCGTCCGGCCCGGCGACCCACGGGCCGAAGCGGTCGCCATGCATCAGGAAGATGTGTGTGCCCTTGGGGCATAGCCGGTCGCCGACCGTCACTTCGCCCTCGAGCACGAACACGGTGTGATCGCCCTGGTGTCCATGGGTGAGCGAGATCATCCCCGGCTCCCATCGATTGTAGAATGCGAAGTAACGCGGCATCGATTCGAGGAAGCGTTCATAGATCGACGCCGTTCGCCCGTCCGCAAACTCGATGCGAACCACCTCCTGCTCGTAAACCTCGTCGATATGTTTGATCCGCGGTGCGCCCAGCATTTTCGCTCTCCTGTCTGTTATCGCATCATCAAGGCCCCGCCATCGACGGGTATGATCTGTCCGGTCATGAAATGCGCGCCGTCTGAAGCCAGGAACGCGACCACCGGCACCAGATCGCGCCGGATATCGCCGAGCTTGCCACCGATCGGGATCGCGACCTTGAGGGCGGCATCATGGGCAGCAAGCTGGTCGGTGCTCATGCTGCTTCGGGTCTTGTCGTACATCGGTGTCCAGATGGTGGGCGCGATGGCGTTGACGCGGATATTGTAGCGGCCCCATTCGCTGGCGATTGAGCGCACCCAGGCGACGACCGCCCCCTTGGCGGCGGCATAGGCTGCCTTGCCCGGATAGCCCTTGATCCCTGCCGACGATGCGAAGTTGATGATCGCGCCGCCGTGATCCTTGAGGTGCGGGAACACCGCCTGATTGACCAGGAAAGTGCCGGTCGCGTTGACCGCGATGGCTTCAAGCCATTGCTCCGGCGGGATCGATTCGGCAGGCGCGCCGGGCGCTATTCCCGCGGCATGGATCAGCACGTCCAGCCCATCCAGCGCAGCGACGGCTTGGTTCGTCGCGGCATCGACCGAGGCCTTGTCCGTCACGTCGACCGCAAGGAAAGTCGCGCCCGCTTCTCCGGCGACCCGTGCGCCGGCATCGGCGTTGAGGTCGAGCGACACAACGCGCGCGCCCATCGCAGGCAGGGCGCGGACCAGCCCTGCGCCCATACCGCTCGCTCCGCCCGTCACGATGATCCGGCGGCCCTCCAACATCCTGTCTGCCATCGAGCTCTCCTTGGACCCTCGATAGCACCGACCAACTGTCCAGCGGATCGCGGCTGTGATCGTTAGCCTCAACGCGTTGCGAAATATCCGCGACTGGCGATCCTTTGGGCCAATGGTTCAAGGGAGAGAGGCGATGGATTTCGGTATCCGGGACAAGGTTGCGTTCGTGTCGGGGGGGAGCAAGGGCATGGTGCGCGAGGCCGCGCTGATGCTTGCCGACGAAGGAGTGAAGGTGGCGATCGTCGCCCGCACGCAAGGGCCGATCGACGATACGGTCGCTCAGATCCGCAGCCGGGGCGGTACCGCGATGGGTTATTCCGCTGACCTGACGACACGCAGCGGCGTACGCGACGCCGTAGCTGCGGTGCGTGCGCAATTCGGCGATCCGGACATCGCGATCAGCTGCGTCATGGAGAATATCGCCGGCGACTTCGACGATGTGAAGGACGAGGATTTCGAACGCTTCTTCATCGTCTATGCGATGTCGGTGGTCTATCTGGCGCGCGAGGTCATTCCGGCGATGAAGACCAAGGGCTGGGGCCGGTTCGTCGCGGTCGGATCGGGTACCGCCAAGGAACCCGTCGGCAACATCCACCATATGCTCGCGAATACGACGCGGCCCGCTGCCGTCGGTTTCGTCAAGACGCTGTCGGACGAAGTGGCAAAGTACGGCATCACCTGCAACACTGTCGGGCCGGGCTGGATCGGCACCGCCAATATGTACGATTATCTCGAGAAGAAGATGGGCGTGACGCCCGACAAGGTCGGCGAATTCCTGCATGATCTGATTCCGGCGGGCCGCGTCGGCCGGCCGGAAGAGATCGCATCGACCATCGCCTATCTATGCTCCGACCTCGCCGGCTATATCAGCGGCAACTGGATCGGCGTGGACGGCGGCAAGCACAAGTCGTTGTTCTGACGGGGCGACGCGGTGGCCGGGCTATAGCTCGACCACCGCGCGGGTCGGTGTCGTGCCCTCGGGCGCTTCATAGAATTGTTCGCCCCATTTGCGCAGCGCCATATAGCCGGCGATGTCCTGTTTCGCGAACACCGGGCGCTGAACGAAGACCTGATGCCGCCAGATGCGCGCATCCTCCTCGAACAACTCGATCGTATGGTGCGCGAAATCACGTTTCGCCTGGGGCATCACGTCGGGGGATGCGGGGTCGCGGGGCAGGAAATAGCTGACGCGAAGGTCCGACAAGGCATCGTCTACCGGCGTCGCAGTCAGGATCAGGCGATAGGGATTGCGTCCCTCGAATGCGGCGAAGGACAATCCTGGGCCCATGTTCAGCGTATGCAGTGT
This genomic interval carries:
- a CDS encoding SDR family NAD(P)-dependent oxidoreductase, producing the protein MADRMLEGRRIIVTGGASGMGAGLVRALPAMGARVVSLDLNADAGARVAGEAGATFLAVDVTDKASVDAATNQAVAALDGLDVLIHAAGIAPGAPAESIPPEQWLEAIAVNATGTFLVNQAVFPHLKDHGGAIINFASSAGIKGYPGKAAYAAAKGAVVAWVRSIASEWGRYNIRVNAIAPTIWTPMYDKTRSSMSTDQLAAHDAALKVAIPIGGKLGDIRRDLVPVVAFLASDGAHFMTGQIIPVDGGALMMR
- a CDS encoding SDR family oxidoreductase; translated protein: MDFGIRDKVAFVSGGSKGMVREAALMLADEGVKVAIVARTQGPIDDTVAQIRSRGGTAMGYSADLTTRSGVRDAVAAVRAQFGDPDIAISCVMENIAGDFDDVKDEDFERFFIVYAMSVVYLAREVIPAMKTKGWGRFVAVGSGTAKEPVGNIHHMLANTTRPAAVGFVKTLSDEVAKYGITCNTVGPGWIGTANMYDYLEKKMGVTPDKVGEFLHDLIPAGRVGRPEEIASTIAYLCSDLAGYISGNWIGVDGGKHKSLF